In Jaculus jaculus isolate mJacJac1 chromosome 11, mJacJac1.mat.Y.cur, whole genome shotgun sequence, the following proteins share a genomic window:
- the LOC101600404 gene encoding protein kish-A-like — MSAIFNFQSLLTIILLLICTCAYIWSLAPSVLDKNTTGLLGLFWKCARIGERKSPYVTVCCVVMAFGLLFMQ, encoded by the coding sequence ATGTCTGCCATTTTCAATTTCCAGAGTCTGCTGACCATCATCTTGCTGCTTATATGTACATGTGCTTACATCTGGTCCTTGGCACCCAGCGTCCTGGACAAAAATACGACTGGATTGTTGGGGCTATTTTGGAAATGTGCCAGAATTGGTGAACGAAAAAGTCCTTATGTCACAGTGTGCTGTGTAGTGATGGCCTTTGGCCTCCTTTTCATGCAGTAG